The following are encoded in a window of Apteryx mantelli isolate bAptMan1 chromosome 17, bAptMan1.hap1, whole genome shotgun sequence genomic DNA:
- the MTMR3 gene encoding myotubularin-related protein 3 isoform X2 yields the protein MDEETQHSLECIQANQIFPRKQLIREDENLQVPFIELHGESTEYVGRAEDAIIALSNYRLHIKFKESVVNVPLQLIESVECRDIFQLHLTCKDCKVIRCQFSTFEQCQDWLKRLNNAIRPPSKIEDLFSFAYHAWCMEVYASEKEQHGDLCRPGEHVTSRFKNEVERMGFDMNNAWRISNINEKYKLCGSYPQEIIVPAWITDKELESVASFRSWKRIPAVVYRHQGNGAVISRCGQPEVSWWGWRNADDEHLVQSVAKACASDSRSNSNKIMNGNCSRDFSNGGDLSDVEFDSSISNASGAESLAIQPQKLLILDARSYAAAVANRAKGGGCECPEYYPNCEVVFMGMANIHTIRKSFQSLRLLCTQMPDPGNWLSALESTKWLQHLSVLLKSALLVVHAVDRDQRPVLVHCSDGWDRTPQIVALAKLLLDPYYRTTEGFQVLVETEWLDFGHKFADRCGHGENSDDLNERCPVFLQWLDCVHQLQRQFPCSFEFNEAFLVKLVQHTYSCLFGTFLCNNAKERGEKHTQERTCSVWSLLRAANKAFKNLLYSSQSESVLYPVCHVRNLMLWSAVYLPCSSPSTPADDTCAPYPVPGSSPEDQPLGRLPKTRSFDNLTTACDSSMPTTNRRSSDPSLNEKWQEHRRSLELSSLGNPGDDPFDGDSLSKQGRAPVGAELSVAAGVAEGQMENILQEATKDDVALEEHIRGSLETVGKEDEIALDKENRTENLHGYVSDLCEKTEMDKGIVMNNPVSNPHPVSQGASELKGQQDEHTDLSNTIQKLPQMKGLQSVPLESFVNRDAPKNMEEGVSKLQGETEGLYNTPQASLPLPLTIQHEARTSNIESSTETLTENETKQELIPKGLCHRPHLLDNSADELSQTVQNRPEGESVLELQKLGTKVNRTSSSSNTHILMPSPCALPLAECKDEIVCNGELEPENKETEKPVGFRVTQKYPATNGHCVNGEDSRIKASLSRQVSTASCSSAQFHLRNLHQKWMSSHLGKQQTASSPDQPARSHLDDDGMPVYTDVIQQRLRQIETGHQQEVETLKKQVQELKSRLESQFLNSSLRLNGDYGDEVVTRWLPDHLAAHCYGCDSTFWLASRKHHCRNCGNVFCSSCCNQKVPVPSQQLFEPSRVCKSCYSSLHPGSSSLDLELDKPITATSN from the exons ATG GATGAAGAGACTCAGCACAGCCTTGAATGCATCCAGGCTAATCAGATTTTTCCCAGGAAGCAGCTGATCCGAGAGGATGAAAACCTTCAG GTCCCGTTCATTGAACTTCACGGTGAGAGTACAGAGTATGTAGGACGAGCAGAGGATGCCATCATTGCACTTTCAAATTACAGACTTCACATCAAATTCAAAGAGTCTGTTGTGAAT GTTCCATTACAGCTTATAGAAAGTGTTGAGTGCCGCGATATATTTCAACTCCATTTGACTTGCAAAGACTGCAAAGTTATAAG GTGTCAGTTCTCTACTTTTGAGCAGTGTCAAGATTGGCTTAAGCGACTGAACAATGCCATCCGCCCACCTTCCAAGATAGAAGACCTTTTTTCATTTGCCTATCACGCTTGGTGTATGGAGGTATATGCCAGTGAAAAAGAACAGCACGGGGATTTGTGTCGGCCAG GAGAACACGTAACTTCAAGGTTTAAAAATGAAGTTGAGCGGATGGGTTTTGATATGAACAATGCCTGGAGGATTTCCAACATCAATGAGAAATACAA GCTCTGTGGTAGTTACCCGCAGGAAATCATAGTTCCCGCCTGGATCACAGATAAAGAGCTAGAGAGCGTGGCAAGCTTTCGGTCCTGGAAACGTATCCCTGCTGTTGTGTACAG GCACCAGGGTAATGGAGCAGTTATTTCCCGCTGTGGACAGCCTGAGGTCAGTTGGTGGGGCTGGAGGAATGCAGATGACGAACACCTTGTCCAGTCTGTAGCCAAAGCCTGTGCCTCAGATTCAAGGTCCAACAGTAATAAAATAATGAATGGAAATTGTTCCAGAGATTTCTCCAATGGAGGGGATCTCTCTGATGTGGAATTTG ATTCCTCAATCTCTAATGCTTCAGGAGCAGAGAGTTTGGCAATACAGCCTCAGAAGCTTTTGATCTTAGACGCACGATCCTATGCAGCAGCTGTGGCTAACAGAGCCAAAGGCGGAGGCTGTGAGTGCCCAG AGTATTATCCAAACTGTGAAGTAGTGTTCATGGGGATGGCAAACATTCACACTATCCGGAAGAGCTTTCAATCCCTGCGTTTGCTTTGCACACAAATGCCAGATCCAGGAAA TTGGCTATCAGCTCTGGAAAGTACCAAATGGCTGCAGCATTTATCTGTGCTTTTGAAATCTGCGCTACTTGTAGTTCATGCCGTGGACAGAGACCAGCGACCAGTCTTGGTGCACTGTTCGGATGGCTGGGACCGTACCCCACAGATAGTGGCGCTGGCCAAATTGCTGTTAGATCCATATTACAGGACCACAGAG GGTTTCCAGGTGCTAGTGGAGACGGAGTGGCTGGATTTTGGCCACAAGTTTGCAGATCGCTGTGGCCATGGTGAGAATTCGGATGACCTTAATGAGCGCTGCCCAGTGTTTTTACAGTGGCTGGACTGCGTCCATCAGCTCCAGAGGCAGTTTCCTTGCTCTTTCGAGTTTAACGAAGCATTCCTT GTCAAATTGGTGCAGCACACCTACTCTTGCCTCTTTGGTACATTCCTGTGCAACAATgcgaaagagagaggagaaaaacacacgCAGGAACGGACCTGTTCTGTCTGGTCTTTGCTGCGGGCAGCAAATAAAGCCTTCAAAAACCTGCTCTACTCCTCTCAATCTGAATCC GTGCTGTATCCAGTGTGCCATGTGCGTAATCTAATGCTCTGGAGTGCTGTTTACCTGCCATGTTCTTCTCCCTCTACACCTGCTGATGACACTTGTGCCCCATACCCTGTTCCAGGCTCTAGCCCTGAAGATCAGCCTCTGGGCAG GTTACCAAAGACAAGATCATTTGACAATCTGACGACAGCCTGTGATAGTAGCATGCCTACAACCAATCGACGTAGTAGCGATCCCAGCCTAAATGAAAAGTGGCAAGAGCACCGTAGGTCTCTGGAGCTGAGCAGCCTTGGTAACCCAGGGGATGACCCGTTTGATGGAGATAGCCTGAGCAAACAAGGCAGGGCTCCAGTTGGAGCAGaactttctgttgcagctggcgTGGCAGAGGGACAGATGGAGAACATTTTGCAAGAGGCCACTAAAGATGATGTTGCTCTGGAAGAGCACATAAGGGGTAGCCTAGAGACAGTGGGTAAAGAGGATGAGATTGCCCTGGataaggagaacagaactgaaaatctgCATGGGTATGTCAGTGACCTCTGTGAAAAGACTGAGATGGATAAAGGCATTGTAATGAACAATCCAGTGTCCAATCCACATCCAGTTTCACAAGGTGCTTCTGAGCTTAAAGGACAACAGGATGAGCATACTGATCTCAGTAACACTATCCAGAAGTTACCTCAGATGAAAGGACTACAGAGTGTTCCTTTGGAGAGTTTTGTAAATAGAGATGCTCCAAAGAACATGGAGGAAGGTGTTAGCAAGCTTCAAGGAGAAACAGAGGGTCTGTATAATACACCACAGGCCAGCCTTCCATTACCTCTCACAATCCAACACGAGGCAAGAACATCCAACATTGAAAGTTCTACCGAAACCTTAACAGAGAATGAAACAAAGCAAGAGCTGATTCCTAAGGGTCTTTGCCATAGACCTCATCTGCTCGACAACAGTGCTGATGAACTTTCTCAAACTGTTCAAAATAGGCCAGAGGGGGAAAGCGTGCTAGAACTTCAAAAACTGGGAACAAAAGTAAATAGGACTTCTAGTAGCAGCAACACACACATCCTGATGCCTTCCCCTTGTGCCTTGCCTTTAGCTGAATGTAAAGATGAGATTGTGTGTAATGGAGAGCTGGAGCCTGAGAACAAGGAGACAGAGAAGCCTGTGGGGTTTAGAGTTACCCAGAAATATCCTGCGACAAACGGACATTGTGTGAATGGAGAGGACAGTAGGATCAAAGCTTCTCTGAGTCGGCAGGTCTCTACAGCTAGCTGTAGTTCTGCTCAGTTTCACTTGAGGAACTTGCACCAAAAATGGATGTCTAGTCATCTTGGGAAGCAGCAGACAGCCAGCAGCCCAGACCAACCGGCCAGAAGTCACCTGGATGATGATGGGATGCCTGTCTACACTGATGTTATCCAGCAGCGCCTGCGCCAGATAGAAACTGGGCATCAGCAGGAAGTGGAGACCTTGAAGAAACAAGTGCAAGAGTTGAAAAGCCGGTTGGAGAGCCAGTTCCTGAATAGCTCCTTGCGTCTCAATGGTGATT